A window of Corvus cornix cornix isolate S_Up_H32 chromosome 4, ASM73873v5, whole genome shotgun sequence contains these coding sequences:
- the CNGA1 gene encoding cGMP-gated cation channel alpha-1 — MLHSSKIDMCILSLSLNLFFSPCLPLRKKKDIFTIDPAGNIYYNWLFCITMPVMYNWTMIIARACFDELQHDYLMAWFIIDYVSDAIYVADMFVRTRTGYLEQGLLVKEEQKLREKYKKSFQFKLDFLSIVPTDLLYFKLGLNYPELRINRLLRVARMFEFFQRTETRTNYPNIFRISNLVMYIVIIIHWNACVYYSISKAIGFGADTWVYPNTSDPEFARLTRKYVYSLYWSTLTLTTIGETPPPVRDSEYFFVVVDFLVGVLIFATIVGNVGSMISNMNAARAEFQARIDAIKQYMHFRNVSKDMEKRVIKWFDYLWTNKKAVDEREVLKYLPDKLRAEIAINVHLETLKKVRIFADCEAGLLVELVLKLQPQVYSPGDYICRKGDIGREMYIIKEGKLAVVADDGITQFVVLSDGSYFGEISILNIKGSKAGNRRTANIKSIGYSDLFCLSKDDLMEALTEYPDAKAMLEEKGKQILMKDGLLDIEIANLGSDPKDLEEKVAYMERAMDRLQTKFARLLAEYEGAQQKLKKRLTQIEKILKPVIEEEFADLEEADPSTDKPGLSKAE; from the exons ATGCTTCATTCCTCAAAAATTGATATGTGTATTTTAAGTCTCtcattaaatctctttttttccccctgcttaCCACTTAGGAAgaagaaagatattttcacCATTGATCCAGCAGGAAATATATATTACAACTGGTTGTTTTGCATCACAATGCCTGTCATGTACAACTGGACCATGATTATTGCTAG aGCCTGTTTTGATGAGCTTCAGCATGATTACTTAATGGCATGGTTTATTATTGATTATGTTTCTGATGCCATTTATGTTGCTGATATGTTTGTACGGACAAGGACAG gtTACCTGGAGCAAGGTCTTCTGgtgaaagaagaacaaaagctACGAGAGAAATACAAGAAATCTTTTCAATTCAAACTAGATTTTCTGTCAATCGTACCAACTGATCTCTTATACTTTAAGTTAGGATTGAATTACCCAGAATTAAGAATAAACAGACTACTCAGAGTAGCTCGGATGTTTGAATTCTTCCAGAGAACAGAAACCAGGACAAACTACCCAAATATCTTCAGGATCTCTAACCTTGTCATGTACATTGTGATTATTATTCACTGGAATGCCTGTGTGTATTACTCGATCTCAAAAGCCATTGGATTTGGGGCTGACACATGGGTCTACCCCAACACCTCAGATCCTGAATTTGCCCGCCTGACTAGAAAATATGTCTACAGTCTCTACTGGTCAACACTGACCCTGACTACTATTGGTGAAACACCCCCTCCTGTAAGAGATTCTGAGTATTTCTTTGTGGTTGTTGACTTCTTGGTTGGAGTGCTGATTTTTGCTACCATTGTTGGTAACGTGGGCTCTATGATCTCCAACATGaatgctgccagggcagagtTTCAAGCAAGGATTGATGCTATCAAGCAGTACATGCACTTTCGGAATGTGAgtaaagacatggaaaaaagaGTTATAAAGTGGTTTGACTACCTGTGGACAAACAAAAAGGCTGTGGATGAAAGGGAAGTCTTGAAGTATCTGCCAGATAAACTAAGAGCAGAGATTGCAATCAATGTTCACCTGGAAACGCTAAAAAAGGTTCGGATTTTTGCAGACTGTGAAGCTGGTCTGCTGGTTGAACTGGTTTTGAAACTCCAGCCCCAGGTATACAGTCCTGGAGATTATATTTGCAGAAAAGGAGATATTGGACGAGAGATGTACATTATCAAAGAAGGCAAGCTGGCAGTAGTTGCTGATGATGGAATCACCCAATTTGTGGTTCTAAGTGATGGCAGCTACTTTGGAGAAATCAGCATTCTCAATATCAAGGGTAGCAAAGCTGGCAATCGAAGAACAGCCAATATTAAAAGTATTGGATACTCGGACTTGTTTTGTCTGTCCAAAGACGATCTCATGGAGGCTTTAACAGAGTATCCAGATGCAAAGGCAATGCTGGAAGAAAAAGGCAAGCAAATCCTAATGAAAGATGGCTTGCTGGACATTGAAATTGCAAATTTAGGAAGTGATCCTAAAGATCTGGAAGAGAAGGTCGCCTACATGGAACGTGCTATGGACAGGTTACAAACAAAGTTTGCCAGGTTGTTGGCTGAGTATGAAGGTGCacaacagaaactgaaaaaaagacttACACAAATAGAGAAAATATTGAAGCCAGTTATAGAGGAAGAGTTTGCAGACTTAGAAGAAGCAGATCCATCCACAGATAAACCTGGATTGtcaaaagcagaataa